The following are from one region of the Chanos chanos chromosome 10, fChaCha1.1, whole genome shotgun sequence genome:
- the mettl5 gene encoding rRNA N(6)-adenosine-methyltransferase METTL5, with protein MKLKDLESCLQQVDVFEDPKVLLEQYPTSPHIAACMLYTIHNTFDDIKDKVVADLGCGCGVLSIGAAVLDAGLCVGFDIDDDALEIFQRNKEEFELTNIDVVQCDVCSLRESAFAKKFDTVIMNPPFGTKRNQGIDMEFLKTALSMATTAVYSLHKTSTREHIQKKANDWKVKMEVIAELRYDLPASYKFHKKKSVDIQVDFIRFSPT; from the exons ATGAAACTGAAGGATCTTGAGAGCTGTCTGCAACAAGTAGACGTGTTTGAGGATCCCAAAGTTCTCTTAGAGCAATACCCCACCAGCCCACATATAGCAG CTTGTATGCTGTACACAATTCACAATACTTTTGATGACATCAAAGACAAAGTGGTTGCAGACTTAGGTTGTGGTTGTGGGGTTCTTAGCATCGGAGCAGCTGTTCTTGACGCAGG ACTGTGTGTTGGATTCGACATTGACGATGATGCATTGGAAATATTCCAAAGGAACAAGGAAGAATTTGAACTCACAAATATTGACGtggttcagtgtgatgtatgcTCTCTCAGGGAATCAGCCTTTGCAAAGAAATTCGACACGGTCATCATGAACCCCCCTTTTGGCACCAAACGCAACCAAG GCATTGACATGGAGTTTCTGAAGACAGCATTAAGTATGGCAACCACCGCAGTCTATTCTCTGCATAAAACATCCACCCGGGAA caCATACAGAAGAAAGCAAATGACTGGAAGGTGAAAATGGAAGTAATTGCAG AGTTAAGGTATGATCTGCCAGCATCATACAAGTTCCATAAAAAGAAATCG GTGGATATTCAAGTGGACTTCATTCGATTCTCCCCGACGTGA